The nucleotide sequence CCTGCGCCAGGTCTCCCACCGCTTTCACCCGAACTCGGACCGAGTGTCCAGGCACGTAAGCCAGCGGAATCTCCTCCACGTCGACCACGCGCGTGCTGTCCGCACTGGCCCCAGCGGCGACCGCCTGTTCGATCGCCTGCGACTTAACGCGCTCCAACGCCTGTTCCCGGCCTTCGTCGTCAAAGGAGACGACGCGGTCGACTTCACCCCCGACCTGAGCAATGGCGGCGCCGACGGCGTTGGCCACGCCCGACTGCTCCGGAACGAGCAACCTTCCCGCGCCTTGGAGTTCATCTCGCGCCAGGATTGCACCGCCGCCCACCATGATCACCACCACGTCGCCGCTGCCGGTTTTCATGCGATCCACAGCCTCTTCCAGCATCTGCTGCATCCGCTCGTCAGCCGTCCGAACAAAATCTGCCGACAGGTCGGCGACCGACCACTGAGAGCCGATACTGGCGCGGCCGGCGGCTACCACGATGTCGGTGGCGGTCAGGGTTTGGCCACCAAATACTTTGGATTCAGTCAGGATGTCATGGCCCACCGACTGGGGGCCGATGGACAGCTCGCCGTCGCTTTCGACAACCCGGCTACCGCCGCCCAGACCAATCGAGAGTATGTCGGGCATTCGAAAATTGGTGCGCACGCCGCCGATGTCGACGTTGATCGACGATTCTCGGGGAAAGCCGTCGACCAACACGCCGACGTCGGTGGTCGTGCCGCCGATGTCGACGACGATGGCGTTGCTTTCGCCGGTCAGGAACGCGGCACCCCTCATGCTGTTGGTGGGGCCCGAAGCAAAGGTGAGTACAGGGAATTGCTTTACGGCGCTCGCCTGCATCAGCGTGCCGTCGTTTTGCGTGATGTACAGCGGCGCCGCTATCCCGAGTTCTTTGAGGGCGGTTTCAAAGGCGTCTACGACGAGCACCGAAAGCTCGCGTAGCGAGGCGTTCATCACCGCAGCGCTCTCTCGCTCCAGCAAACCCAGGCGACCGATGTCGGTCGCCTGCGTGACGGAAACGCCAGGGATTTCTTCGGCGATGATGGCGGCGGCCTGCGCTTCGCCTTCTCGGTTTAGCGGCCCAAACACGCTGGACACCGCGACCGCGCTTAACCCCCGGTCAGCGAAGCGCCGCGCGGTCCGCCGCACGGCCTCTTCGTCGAGTCCGGTAATCGCGCTGCCGTCCACCTGATAGCCACCCGGCAGAATTTCTGAATCGCCAAAAACCGCGGCGCGCATGGCCTCAGGCCAGGCCACCAGCGGTGGCAGGGAACGGGTCGCCGGCGCGCCGAGTCGCATGACGCCAACCCGGGTTAGACCCCGGGCCTGAACAAAAGCGTTGGTGAACTGCGTGGTACCGATCATCACGCTGCTGATGGCCGCCATGTCGAGGCCGGCCTGCCCGACAACCTGCCCGACGGCGTTGATCACGCCCGCGCTGATGTCCTCAGTGGTGGGTGATTTGACCGAAGCGAGAATACTGCTCCCGTCCAGCACCACCGCATCGGTATTGGTGCCCCCGACGTCGACGCCGATTCTCAGCAAACTCGTCTACCCCCTCAGATCACGAGGAGTTCATCTTGGCGCGAGGCTTCTGCCAGCTTCAACGACTTTGTGGAGTAGTCGGATTTTCGGGGGTGGGTAGGGGGAGACCTAAAACCGGGTAGTCACAGGAGATTCCTGCGGGTCGCCTCAGCGATGGCTCCCTGCCGTGTCGTCGTATCGAGCGTCCGATAGATATTCTTCAGGTGGAACTTGATCGTATTTTCGCCGACATCGATCCGCCGGGCGATCTCCTTGTTAGAGAACCCTCGCTGGACGTGCTGTAAGACTTCGACCTGGCGACTGGTGAGCACCGAGCGAGCGCGGTCACGAACACGCACCTCGCCCTGCAGCGCCTGAAGGATGTCGCGCAGAAAGCGATCTCGTAGTCGATTGGAGCCGGCGCTCTGGCTTTGTGCCGAAAACTGCTCCAGTAGCGGGAGGATCAGCTCACCGTCCTCGATGAAAGGTCGCTGATGATCGTCGAACAGAGCAAGGGAAACGGCTCGATCGACAAAAGCGAACGCTTCGTCGGTCCGATCGCTCTGAAACAGACACATGGCGCGCAGGAGCATCGGCTCCAGTTCGCCATAGTCGGCCCCAAGCGACTCGAGCTCCGCTGCTAGCCCATCGAGTTCATCTAAGGCGTCGACCGACAGCTCGGCGAACAGCGCCAGGCGCGCAAGCAGCAGTCGATGGGCCACGTAGATCCGGCGCGTGGAAAGGTTTTCCGGATCAAACTGTTCACACGATCGCGCGATGCCGAAGCGATCAGCGGCAGCCAAAGCCGCGTCGCCGTCACCCGTCCACAGCAGGTTCTGGATCTGCTGCACCTCGATCATGGCGGTCAGTCGCGGCACGTCGGCCGACGCCGCAAAGCGGCGGCCTCGCTGCAGAACTTCCTCAGCGGCCTCGAAGCCCTCGGTCGCACGGCTGATGCCTGCGGCAACCCCGAAGGTGGTGTGATGAATATCGAACCAGGCATCAAAATTGCCCATGCGGGCCAGCGGTTCGCTGATGCACTCGCGTGCCTGATCGAGCTTGTTCTGCAGATACAGAAGCTCGGCGCGATAGACCGACTCGATCAGCGCAAAATCGCTGTCGGGGCTGAAGTACTGCTTTACCAGGTGGTCGTTCTCCGCGTAAACCATCTCCGTATCGCGGAGCTTGCCCTGCATCAGCAGCGACTTACCCTGGTGAAAATAGATAAAGCTTTCCATGTAGACCGCGTTCACCCGCCGGAAGTAGGCGATCGCGCGGTTGCCGGCGCTCTGGCAGCGATCCAGCTGGCCCGCCTGCAGATAAATCAGACAGGCCACATTAAAGGCGGTGGCCCGAAGGAGCGACTCGTCGAGCGGTAACGACTCGCAGAGCTGTTCGATGCGCGCGAGATCCGATGCCGTGAAGGGGCGATCTTCATAGCCGGAGATCAGGCAGTCCATCAAGGCGATTTCCGCTTGCTGCAGCGGCACGATCGGCTGGCCGTTCCACACCGTGAAGTCCTCGGTCTGAGCGCGCAGCCTCTCAAAAACCTCTCGCGCCGCCGCCATCTCCTGCTGTTTGAGCAGCGCGTGGGCGCGAAACAGCGACAGCCGAAGATGGGCGTCGATATCCGCCGGCGCAACCAGGTCCGCGGCCAGCTCCATGAGGTCCAGATGCCCTTTGAGATACAGCAGCCAGCCGCCGCGCGCCTCGAGCTCAGCGGCCACGGCACTTGTATCTCCGGCGGCATGGGCGTGACGCACCGCCTCGGTGAGATCGCCATGGGTCAGGTGCCAGTCGGCCGCCTTTCCGTGCAGCGCCTCGACCTCATTGGGGCAAGTCCGCTTGAGGTTTCCGACTAAAAATTCCCGGAACAGGTTGTGGTACCGATACCAGCGCCGCTCCCGATCCACCGCCTCGATCAGCAGATCCTGCTTCTGCAGCCGCTCAAGGACAGACCAACCATCGGTGCGATCACAAAGCGCGTTGGCAAGGTCGCCGTTGATTCGTCTGGGCAGTGCGGTCACCAGCAAGAAACGCTGATCCTGCTCAGGGCGGCTGGCGAAGATCTGCTCCGTCATATAGTCGGCGAGCTCTGCCACCCGGCCCGAGAACGAGGCGATCTGGGCGGTTGAATCCTGCTGGCTGGAGATCCACAGATTGGCCAGCCGCAGCGCAATTACCCAACCCTCAGTTCGCTCCACCAGCATGGTGATATCGTCGATGGAAAGGTGCGCTGCGTCGCTGGAGAACAGCTCGACCGTCTCCTTAAAATCCATCTTGAGGTCCGCGGCGGTGAGGGTGGTTACTTCGTTGCGAACCACCAGATCTGCCAGCGCCAGCGGCGGCGCCGTGCGGCCCGCGATCGTGAACTGGAGCTCGTCGCAGGCTCGAGTCAGCAGGAAATCCATCATCTCGTGGATGTCCGGATTGCTGATATTTTCATAGTCGTCCAGCAACAGATGCACCGGACGTTCGCCGCGAGCGACTTCGTTGATCAGGACAATGGCCAGCGACTTGAGCGCCGTATTGCGCAGGCTGTTGCCGACGAGCGCCTGGCTGGAAGGCAGCTCCACGCCCGCCTGCTCAAAAGCTTTCAGCAGGTACGACACGAAGGTCGACGGCCGGTTGTCATCCTGGTCGACGCTGAGCCATGCGGTAGCAACCCCGTCCTCGGTCAGCATGTTGTGCCATTGGCTCAGGAGGCTCGTTTTGCCGTAGCCCGCTGATGCGTGGATCACCCGCAGCCGCTGCCCGGCGCTGCTCGCCAACGACTGAGTCAGCCGCGGTCTGGCGACAAAGTCCTGACTGGTTGCCGATGGCGACAATTTGGTCGTCAGCAGATACTGATCCATAGCCGCAGTTTGACGAAATCTGCCGGGGAGGCAAAGCACCACCGTAAACCTTCGGCCCCAGCAGGCAGCATCGTGGCCTAACCCGCAGGGTGTAGCAGCAAAGAATGGTTGCAGAACGGACAGCAGCTAGGGGTCTTCGAAACCGTCCCTGAGTAAAACCTGGTCGTAGCGAATGATGAGTCTGGGCTGAAGTGAGGGGTCAGAAGCCTCGCGAGCATGAAACCGTCGGGCGTGCGCCAGCGGAGCCGTCAGGCGATCGAGCACAATCCAGCCGTGATTGGCCGCCGGTTCTGCCCGCCAGAGCGCAAGATCACTCAGCGTGCGTTCGGTCGCCGGCCATTCGTAGTCACCCACGTCGTCAACGAGCAAACTGGTGCTGCTGTCCGCTTCGTAGTCACCGCCAGGATCGACCCACAGGTCGTCCGGAAAAAACCGGGTAGACCAGGTGGCGTCACCCTCATCCGCAGCGATGCCCATCCCGCCAGGCACACCGGCGTCCGAGGTGGCTTCCCCCCAGGGAGCCAGCACACGGTGCAGAAAAAACGTCACCGGCCCGGCCTCTTCTCGCTTCCGCGACAGGGAAAGGCGGAGCGTGACCTCCTGGATAATGGCGTCGTCCGGAACTGCGGACAGGTCGTCAAAGCGCAGCAAGGCGCGGCGGCGCAAGCCGTTGGCGATGCGGCCAGCAAATAGATAAATGCCGGCGCCGTTGCTCAAATCGTTGGCGTCCTGATAGATGCTGGTATCGGCGGAAGGGGCAATCTCGATTTCGAGCAGCTGAGCTTCAGCCATCGGCGCCAGCAGCACCAGCCAAACGCCGATCAGTCGCCTGATGGGACCCGCCCCGTCATAGAACGAAGCCCAGGTCCGCAGCCGCAAACTCATTGAGGTTGGGGAAAATCGCGTTGAGCTCCGAATCACCAACGCCAAGCCACTTGGCCAGCGTCGCACAATACTGATCAAGGGCAGTGCTCGGGATCATTCTCCCGCGGCCAATCGAGTCGGCGCCATCCAGCGCAATTTCGGGATAGGTACCGTAGAGCGTCTGGCCCAGCACACCACCGCCGATCACCATCTGCTGGCCGCCCCAGCCGTGATCTGAACCGTCTCCGTTGGAATTAAGCGTTCGACCGAACTCCGACATGGTAAAGGTTGTTACGTCGTCGGCGACGTTCAGCTCATCGCCGAGCGCTGACTGAAAGGCGGTGATGGCATCATTCAGTTCGGTAAGCAGCTCCGGCTGGTCGGTGTTCTGCGCGTTGTGGGTGTCATAACCCCCTTGCGAGACAAAGAAGATTTGTCGCGACTGACCCGTATCGCCGCGCGCGGCTATCAGTCGAGCTACCGTCTCGAGCTGGCCGCCCAGGTTGGTATCGGGAAACGACGTAGTGACCGGATTAGCTGCCATGGCGCTTGAAAACAACGCCTCGAGCTCAATCGACCGGGTCATGGTATCGCGATATTCCCGCTGAAACGGATGGTCGTAGGCAGCCGCAAAAATCTCGTCGAAGCCCGCCTGGCGCGCGGCGGACGCGAGCTGCGTATCGAAGCCCTCAATCTCGATCAGTCCATCCAGACCAATCTGGTAGGGGCGGGTCACCTCGCCGACAGCAAACCGGTTGTTGCCGCCGACCGAAACGCTAAACGGAAGGTCCGGGTTGGCGTTGAAGGTCACCAGCTGGTCTGCGACCAGGCCACCCCAGCCTTGGGCCATACCGGCTATCGCGGATCCGGACTGCCAAAGCTCGGTCTGGCTGTTGTGCGAGAAAAGCTGAGGCGGACGGGGGACGCTGCCGTTCTCAAAGGTGAGCTTGGTCATCGGCGCTACCAACGGTCCAACGTTGGTCACCACCGCGAGATCACCGGCGTTGAACAAGCTGCGCAGGCCCGGACAGCTTGGATGAAATCCGTAGTTCCCACCGCTCAAAGGCGAAACCGCCAGCAGATCCTCCCTCGGAATGGCCAGATTCTCACGGATATCGCTGTACTGGTTGTAGCGGGTGGTGTCCCGTGGCACCAGCAGGTTGAACGAATCGTTCCCACCGGTCAGATAGATGCATACCAGAGCGCGATAGCCGGCTCCGCCGCCCTGCGCCATGGCCTGATTCACCATGCCGAGCTGACCCAAGGTTGCGTAGGCGCCGCCCGCAGAGAGTACGCCGGCCATCTGGCGCAGAAAGTGGCGACGCTTCGTGTTGATAATGCCCGTCATAGCCGTTACCTCTGCACCGCAAATTCTGGAGAGACCAGCAGGAGGTGGATCAGACCGTAAACTTTGCGATCGTCATTCCCGGAACTGGGGTAGGCCTCTACGGTAGCGATCAGCGCCTGGCGAAGCGCTGACGACATGCTGCCGTGGAGCATTCGCAGATCGAGTTCGTCCACCAACACCGCCGGATCGTCCAGCAGGGGAATCAGATCTTCCACGTTGATCGCCGGCCGGTTGGCCGGCGGATTGGTTTGACCCGTGTTGCCGTTCCACCCCTGATTGAAAAGGTGGTTAGCGGCGGTGGCGATCGTGCCTTCGTCGATGATCTGAAACTCGGGTGAAACCAAACCGGCCTGCTGAATCTCTCCCGGTGCCTGGTAGCCCGGGGAATAGAAATTGAACACGGTCGGTGCGAAAAGCGGGCTCTGCGCGTAGGGGCCCGTCGGAATGTTGACCGAACGACCGTCCGGAGCCGGCACCGCGTTGAAGGCGCGATACATGGCAATGAGCTTGAGCAGCGGCTCCCTCGGCCGCCCAAACGGCGCCGGTT is from Pseudomonadota bacterium and encodes:
- a CDS encoding hydantoinase/oxoprolinase family protein; the protein is MLRIGVDVGGTNTDAVVLDGSSILASVKSPTTEDISAGVINAVGQVVGQAGLDMAAISSVMIGTTQFTNAFVQARGLTRVGVMRLGAPATRSLPPLVAWPEAMRAAVFGDSEILPGGYQVDGSAITGLDEEAVRRTARRFADRGLSAVAVSSVFGPLNREGEAQAAAIIAEEIPGVSVTQATDIGRLGLLERESAAVMNASLRELSVLVVDAFETALKELGIAAPLYITQNDGTLMQASAVKQFPVLTFASGPTNSMRGAAFLTGESNAIVVDIGGTTTDVGVLVDGFPRESSINVDIGGVRTNFRMPDILSIGLGGGSRVVESDGELSIGPQSVGHDILTESKVFGGQTLTATDIVVAAGRASIGSQWSVADLSADFVRTADERMQQMLEEAVDRMKTGSGDVVVIMVGGGAILARDELQGAGRLLVPEQSGVANAVGAAIAQVGGEVDRVVSFDDEGREQALERVKSQAIEQAVAAGASADSTRVVDVEEIPLAYVPGHSVRVRVKAVGDLAQVSQAVGAAV
- a CDS encoding LuxR C-terminal-related transcriptional regulator, with translation MDQYLLTTKLSPSATSQDFVARPRLTQSLASSAGQRLRVIHASAGYGKTSLLSQWHNMLTEDGVATAWLSVDQDDNRPSTFVSYLLKAFEQAGVELPSSQALVGNSLRNTALKSLAIVLINEVARGERPVHLLLDDYENISNPDIHEMMDFLLTRACDELQFTIAGRTAPPLALADLVVRNEVTTLTAADLKMDFKETVELFSSDAAHLSIDDITMLVERTEGWVIALRLANLWISSQQDSTAQIASFSGRVAELADYMTEQIFASRPEQDQRFLLVTALPRRINGDLANALCDRTDGWSVLERLQKQDLLIEAVDRERRWYRYHNLFREFLVGNLKRTCPNEVEALHGKAADWHLTHGDLTEAVRHAHAAGDTSAVAAELEARGGWLLYLKGHLDLMELAADLVAPADIDAHLRLSLFRAHALLKQQEMAAAREVFERLRAQTEDFTVWNGQPIVPLQQAEIALMDCLISGYEDRPFTASDLARIEQLCESLPLDESLLRATAFNVACLIYLQAGQLDRCQSAGNRAIAYFRRVNAVYMESFIYFHQGKSLLMQGKLRDTEMVYAENDHLVKQYFSPDSDFALIESVYRAELLYLQNKLDQARECISEPLARMGNFDAWFDIHHTTFGVAAGISRATEGFEAAEEVLQRGRRFAASADVPRLTAMIEVQQIQNLLWTGDGDAALAAADRFGIARSCEQFDPENLSTRRIYVAHRLLLARLALFAELSVDALDELDGLAAELESLGADYGELEPMLLRAMCLFQSDRTDEAFAFVDRAVSLALFDDHQRPFIEDGELILPLLEQFSAQSQSAGSNRLRDRFLRDILQALQGEVRVRDRARSVLTSRQVEVLQHVQRGFSNKEIARRIDVGENTIKFHLKNIYRTLDTTTRQGAIAEATRRNLL
- a CDS encoding DUF1501 domain-containing protein; the protein is MTGIINTKRRHFLRQMAGVLSAGGAYATLGQLGMVNQAMAQGGGAGYRALVCIYLTGGNDSFNLLVPRDTTRYNQYSDIRENLAIPREDLLAVSPLSGGNYGFHPSCPGLRSLFNAGDLAVVTNVGPLVAPMTKLTFENGSVPRPPQLFSHNSQTELWQSGSAIAGMAQGWGGLVADQLVTFNANPDLPFSVSVGGNNRFAVGEVTRPYQIGLDGLIEIEGFDTQLASAARQAGFDEIFAAAYDHPFQREYRDTMTRSIELEALFSSAMAANPVTTSFPDTNLGGQLETVARLIAARGDTGQSRQIFFVSQGGYDTHNAQNTDQPELLTELNDAITAFQSALGDELNVADDVTTFTMSEFGRTLNSNGDGSDHGWGGQQMVIGGGVLGQTLYGTYPEIALDGADSIGRGRMIPSTALDQYCATLAKWLGVGDSELNAIFPNLNEFAAADLGFVL